TGGACGATTGACACTCAACCCCTtgacctctccctctccctgtcccctgctgccttcctctgctgTCTCTAAAGAGAGTCACACCCCAAAGCCTCTTTATTCTCTTCGGTATGTTATTCTCACTTTTATTACCTTGGTTTcgtttaattggtttattttacACCCTGCGATGTACTATTGAGTTTGTGTTTGGCCTTCTGCCTCGTTCCGTGATTTGCTTCCGGTTTGCGGATTGTACTGAGTAGACACGCATGGTTACCACCCTGCATGCTTCCAGAGCTAAGCGTGTCAGTAGCATGTGGACGTGGCTGCTGTGACAGCTGTCTGGAGTCCTGCGCCTGCCTAGTGCAGCACCCGTTAGCAGGCCTGGGCTGAGACTCCTGGTGCCCACTAAGCAAACCTGGCCCGCCGGGAGCTGGGACCGCGAGGGCGGGTGGTGGGTGTTGGGAGAGGTTAGGAGACCTGGCCACTCAGCCTCTGTCCTGGGTTTCAAAGGTGTCTATGGTGACGTGCAGCGAGTGAAGATCCTGTTCAATAAGAAGGAGAACGCGCTGGTACAGATGGCAGACGGCAGCCAGGCGCAGCTGGGTGAGAGCCCCTGGAGGGCgcggctggggctggggctgcccCTGGTGGACTTGGGGTTCTACCGCTCATGTGCCTCCCACACTCTGCAGCCATGAGCCACCTGAATGGACACAAGCTGCACGGGAAGTCAGTGCGCATCACACTGTCAAAGCATCAGAGCGTGCAGCTGCCTCGTGAGGGACAGGAGGACCAGGGCCTGACCAAGGACTACGGCAGCTCACCGCTGCACCGCTTCAAGAAGCCCGGTTCTAAGAACTTCCAGAACATCTTTCCACCCTCTGCCACCCTGCACCTCTCCAACATCCCGTAAGTCAGCCAGACTGGCAGCTTGTCTTGTTCGTTTGTGAGGCCCAAAGGACTCCTCCCTCCGCCCACAGGGCCCAGGGCGTGCATGGTCCAGCCACATGCCTCTTGTCTCCCCACTAGGCCCTCCGTGTCAGAGGAGCACCTCAAGAACCTCTTTTCCAGCAATGGTGGTGTGGTCAAAGGCTTCAAATTCTTCCAGTGAGTGCAGCTCTGccctcctcacccctaccccctcaGCCACACCCCGGTCCTTCTGATCGCCCCTTGTCCGCCCTGCAGGAAGGACCGCAAGATGGCGCTGATCCAGATGGGCTCCGTGGAGGAGGGCGATGGAAGCTCTTATTGAACTGCACAACCACGACCTGGGCGAGAACCACCACCTGCGCGTGTCCTTCTCCAAGTCCACCATCTAGGCGCCGCGGCCTGCGGCAGCTTCCACCATTCCAGAAAAGCCACTTTAAAAAGCAGCTGAAGTGACCTTACACaccagagattttatttttttaaagagagatcagtttacctgtttttaaaaaaattaaatctagcCCACCTTGCCGTGGCAGGAGATGGCTCGGGCCACAAAGGCCCAGTCAGGCCCGGCACCATGGTTTGAGGGGCTCAGGCGTGAGGCCACAGCGGTGCCCCAAACACAGCCGCTTTCTGTGCCTTACAAAACCAGCATGCCTCGCAGCCGCACGCCCACCCCCTCAGGCCACCAGTCTCTAGACTGTAGGTGAGCCAGGTGGTCCATACCATAGGCTCCCCATGCTGTGCAGGAGCTggggccaccccaccccccttatAATCAAGTGACATGATTCTCCCATGTCCCTGGCCAGCCCAGAGGGCTcaggccatcctcagctgcagAGCCTTATGTGACCTTTGTGTTCTGTTCTGTGTGGTCGCAGACACCTGTGCCTAGCAATATTCCCACTTGACCAAATACCCAACTCTTTCCATTTATATGCAAGAGATATAGTTTTAAGTAACTTTTTATAGCAGTGTACAATGGTATGTGTATTCTAAGCTTCTGTGTCCCTGCGCTCTTACCTTCCTTCCTGGTGACCAACTTGCAGATGGGCCCAGGCCAGTGCTGCCTCCACCTGGGAAAAAGCTCTGGGACCAGTGGGTTCCCACCTTCAAATTTTGGACcaaagttttgttttctgctcGCCTCTTACTGGGCCCAGTTGTGGGGCTAACCTCTAGGccttactgcccccccccccagatgctCACCTCCATCCTAGTCTGCCTCTGTGGGAGGGCTTCCGTGGACCTCGGTTCTCTGAAGGAACAGCAAGAGTGtacatatttatgatttttatacCTGTGTGGGGCTCAGGTGGTGCAGCAGTTTTTTATGGTGACAGATGTATATTTTGGTAACAACTACAGGCTCAGTATTGTCCTGGGGCCGCCCTGGCCACATTCCACCCCATCCCAGATGGTGTATTGGGGGGAGTTTCCATTAAAGCAGTTTTATAACCTGTGCCTTCCCTGAGCCCTTCATTCTGAGCTGTAGAGGTGTGGGCCAGGCTGGGCCTGGACTCAATAAACGCCTGTGTCTTGCGCGTCTGCCTGTCATTGGGGATGGTGTAAGGTgcgctggggggggggcacagcccACTCAACTTTGTGTGGGACTTGTGAGAGCCCTCCCTCACCCTGTCCAACGTCCACCAGAAGGACCATCCTGGCAACAGTGTAGTGCCACCATCAGCCTTTTTATTGGTGCTATAGACACCCAGTGCCCCAACCCTTTTGACAGCTTCCACCAGGCTCAGTCCTGGTACCTTCGAGCCTGCATCCTCCTGTAGTAACTTTCCGCTTCAGGCTCCACCTCTCGTTCCCCCAGCCCGCCCACCTGGCGCCTCAGGGTGGATTCCCGGCTACCTGCACCCAGGGCCCCTTCACTTGCTCCTGGTGGGGGCAGACCCTCACCAGTGGCCAGGTTAACGGTGGCCACACCTCCAAACCGTGGCTCCTCCTGGTCCACATCACTGGCTGGAGACCCAGGGCCTATCCCAGGCTGTTTGCAGCTGCTTCTGAAGCCGCGTGCCAGATCCCCCAGCTCATAGCTACCATCACCCTCCACCACCTTGGCCTTCCACTCCCAGGGTGTGCTGCCGGCAGACAGGTGCACCACTGGGTGGTGAGGTGCGTGGGCATCAATTGTGACGATGCTGGCAGAGTCACGGTCTGATGGTGAGCGGTACTGGGAAGAGTCGGAGCTGGCACTGGATGATGAAGCTGTCTCAGCCTTGGGGCCCCCTGCTGCCTTGGACATGGCAATGACCTGCAACAGCCTCGGTGGGTTGGCCACCCGTGGCTGTGATGGACCCACAGGCACAGGGGCCCCACCCTTCTCTGCCATGGACACCCACTTGGCCCTCACTGAGGAGCTGCTCTTGGGTGACAGGCCAGCTGCAGCCTGCACTCCTTCCTCAGGGATGTGCACAAGGGGCTGGGGGGGCCCTGGCCTCGGAGGCAGAATGACTCGGGGCCCAAGCCCTGGCCGAGCCTGGACGGTAGGGTACAGAGAGGGCGGCACgggtccttcctcctcctcctcctcttcttcctcttcctcctcctcctcttcctcctcctcctcttcctctgccatggGCTCCGCTGGGGCCCTCAGATGCACAGGGCTAGCCTCGTCAGGCAGCCCCAGGCCACGGCCCTCCAGGGTCTTCTGTTTCCACTCACTGATGAGCTGCTTGGAGCGGGAGGCGTCGAGGGGCACATGGATGGTCATGTGGCGCCGCGCGGGGTCATCCAGCGAGGGCGTGCTGACACGGGGCAGTGTGTTGCTGAAGGTGACCATGCCCTCTTTGCCCATGGGGCTGCGTGGAGCCAGCAGGTCCACATCCACACTGGCTCTCTTCAGGCTGCCAAGAGACGTCTTCTCTCGGGCTACAGGCCGAGGCACACTCTCTAGCCTCCCTGGAGGGCCCAGCTCATCTGTGCTGACAGACTTATTCTGCTGATACATGGCCTCGTGGCCCCGCTGAGTCAGCGCTCGTAGGGCATCCTTGGCAGGCGCTGGGGTAGGCACCTTCTCTGCAGGCGGTGCCTGGAAGTTGCCCACAGCGTGGCAAGCCTAGGGAGGATAAGGACTGGCATGAGACCCGCTATCCAGCAGGGGGCAGTGCCTGCAGCCCAcagggaggtggtggcagcagcagcatcctaCAACTTGCAGTGAGAGGAGCCTCCTGCCCTCAGACCCCAGGCCTCtaatgggggcaggggcagggggtggggtgggagaagggCCTCCCCTCCCCGTGTGGCCATTCGCCTCCCTCAGACCTTCTCGTTAGCCCCCCCCCCTCACCAGGTAGGCAGCGATGCCAGCACCAATAAGAAAGCCAGCATAGACGTCCACAGGGTGGCTGCGGTACTGGGTGATCTGTGTAAGGCCGCAGACTCCAGCAGCTATGGCAAAGGCGAACACAAGGATGGGCTTCAGCAGCTTTGTCGTGTCCGAGATGACTGAATTGAAGTACATCTGGCCAACAACAGGTGGGCAGGGTCAGGGTGTAGCCTCGGTCCACGGGTGGACACAGGGTACAGCGTTGGGGGCCATCACTCACCGACACATAGACAGCAGCGAAGGCCGACAGAGTGGCATGCTGGGATGGAAAAGTCTTCCTACAAGAGGTACGGTGTCAGCCAGCCCTGCTGGTCTGGAGGCAACtaatcccagcctcagtttcccaagccAGTTCCCCTACAGTAGGGGGTTTGTGGCAGTCCCACCGCAGGGCCAGGAGTCCAGCTTACCGTGCCGATAGGATGGCATGGGTATCGTGGCCAGAGCAGATGTCCTGTGTGATGTAAGGGTTCGCCTCACAGGAAGTGCCCAGCAGGGTGTAATTGGGTTTGCAGACGGTTAGGAAGAAAGGCGTGTGGTAGCCCGTGGCCAGCTGGATGACGTCCGTCACCAGAGCCGTGGCACACAGGCCAAACACGTGCACACCTGAGGGCGAGAAGGCCAGGCCAGGGAAagggagcggggaggggggtAGGGGCGTGCCCCCCAGAAGCACATCTACTCCATAACCCCCACCCCCGTGGTAAGCGGACATCAAGGCAGGATCAGGGAACCCCGCGGCCACTCACCCACAAAGCGTACGGTGCGTCGGAGGAACGAGTTGAAGTTACAGCCTCCCGCGTTGATGCTGCCTTCTGTGCCCCCTCGACCACGGCCCCAGAGCCGGGACTGCAGACAGTAGACCATGCCCTCGCCGACCATGatctgctcacacacacacacacacacacacacacacacacacacacacacacacacacacacacgaagggaCAGGCGAGTCAGGCAAGGTCACAGCGAGAGACCCTAGGCCCTGCAGCTGTGGCACAGGCTACTCACAGAGGCTGCAGGTGCAGCGAAAGCCAGGCTCAGCAACATAAGCAGTGGGATCAGCTCTTCGTTAGACTCCACGTAGGGCATGGACAGCGAGCGGTCGTAGCACTGAAAGCCCACCTTGGCCGGCTTGAACaggtcagtgagctccaagaaGTACAAGGACACAATGGAGGACGCCACGATGggcagctggggggtggggtgggggggggggaagacggAGAGGGGGAAGACAGTGGCCTGGGTCACTGGCCGTACCACCACAGGCTTACCACGGCCCACAGATTCACACACCAATTTCTGCAGCCCCCGGCTACAtggtgagaaggaaggaaatgcttcAGCCCCACCCGCAAAGCCTCCCTCAACTCTCAGGCCCgtctgtccatccgtccatccatcctacacacacacacacacacacacacacacacacacacacacacacacacacacatgacatgcttgcttctctttccaGCCTCCCTAGGTTGCCAGGCTATGCCCCCTAGTCAGGCCTGCTTGCCAGCCTTCCTCACAGGAGGTTCCCTACAGGCACTGCcttggccctccctccctccctccgtcacCCACCCACAACACAGCCTTGAATGGCAGCCAGCGTATGGCGGCTGCTGCTGAGCTCCCTCACTCCTACCTGGGTCTTCCCTACCAACCAGGCATgtgtctccacccccacccccgagtgaGTCACTGCCCCCTTCCAAAGGATAGGGGGCCCTTGCTCCTGGAACCAGAGCCCTCTGGGCCCAGGTAGGAAAATGACTGTCGCTGAAGGCACCTGAAAAAGTGAACTGAGGGAGCTGTGTTAACGGCAAAAGGTGTGCAGCACCTCCtgtcccagctggcctcaaactcactatgtagctgaggatagacctgaactcctgatctccctgcctcctcctcctgagtgctgcagtgaCAAGTAGGGGCAGTCACAAGATGCAAGTAAGAGAGATAAAATGGTGACAACATCTTCCCGGGGTCTGTTGTGTGCCCCAACTTCCCAAActataaaacagtaaaaaataaaagttgttttttggccgggcgtggtggcgcatgcctttaatcccagcactcaggaggctgagacgggcggattgttgtgagtttgaggccagcctggttgacaaaagatccaggacagccaaagctacacagagaaactctgtctcaaaacaaacaaacaaacaaaacaaaaaacaataaaaagttgttttatgccgggcgtggtggcgcatgcctttagtcccagcacttgggaggcagaggcaagcggatcgctgtgagttcgaggccagcctaggctacagagtgagttccaagcacagccagggctacagagacacA
This genomic interval from Acomys russatus chromosome 31, mAcoRus1.1, whole genome shotgun sequence contains the following:
- the Plppr3 gene encoding phospholipid phosphatase-related protein type 3, translating into MIAMKEKNKTPKDSMTLLPCFYFVELPIVASSIVSLYFLELTDLFKPAKVGFQCYDRSLSMPYVESNEELIPLLMLLSLAFAAPAASIMVGEGMVYCLQSRLWGRGRGGTEGSINAGGCNFNSFLRRTVRFVGVHVFGLCATALVTDVIQLATGYHTPFFLTVCKPNYTLLGTSCEANPYITQDICSGHDTHAILSARKTFPSQHATLSAFAAVYVSMYFNSVISDTTKLLKPILVFAFAIAAGVCGLTQITQYRSHPVDVYAGFLIGAGIAAYLACHAVGNFQAPPAEKVPTPAPAKDALRALTQRGHEAMYQQNKSVSTDELGPPGRLESVPRPVAREKTSLGSLKRASVDVDLLAPRSPMGKEGMVTFSNTLPRVSTPSLDDPARRHMTIHVPLDASRSKQLISEWKQKTLEGRGLGLPDEASPVHLRAPAEPMAEEEEEEEEEEEEEEEEEEEEEGPVPPSLYPTVQARPGLGPRVILPPRPGPPQPLVHIPEEGVQAAAGLSPKSSSSVRAKWVSMAEKGGAPVPVGPSQPRVANPPRLLQVIAMSKAAGGPKAETASSSSASSDSSQYRSPSDRDSASIVTIDAHAPHHPVVHLSAGSTPWEWKAKVVEGDGSYELGDLARGFRSSCKQPGIGPGSPASDVDQEEPRFGGVATVNLATGEGLPPPGASEGALGAGSRESTLRRQVGGLGEREVEPEAESYYRRMQARRYQD